The sequence below is a genomic window from Uranotaenia lowii strain MFRU-FL chromosome 2, ASM2978415v1, whole genome shotgun sequence.
cgctcgttgcgcccccgctcgtcttgtcctaccggattcgtaacGAACATCtcttttgcaggacagtcgtccggcattcccgcaacatgtcccgccctgCGTATCCGGCcggccttcaccaccttctagATACTAGGTTCGCCGtaaagtcgcgcgagctcgtggttcatccttcgcctccacactccgttctcctgtacgccgccaaagatggttcttaacactcgtcgttCGAATACTCCAAGTGTACGCAggtcggatccgcaggccagcatgtacttcgttcTGGACGTCGtcttgactggatctgttgaaaatcgtgccccgcatttcgcccaccgctcgtcgaataacaccttctagcgccacgttgaacatcatgcatgatagaccatcaccttgtcgaagccccctgcgcgtttcgaatgaactcgacaattcacccgaaatccgcacacagcactgcgttccatccatcgtcgccttgatcagtctgatcagcttcccggaaaagccgttctcgtccatgatgcGACtctgaagtcgatgaatagatggtgcgtagagacttggtgttcccggcatttttggaggatttgtcgTAATGTGAaaatctggtccgtcgtagaccgtcccttcatgaagccggcctgatgacttcccacgaatctgtttgcttgtggcgttaggcgacggagtaggattcgggacaacactttgtaggcggtaTTGAGGatagtgatcgctcggtagttctcacagtccaatttgtcgcccttcttgtagatggggcatattaccccctccttccactcctccggtagctgttctatgtaccagatccggattatcagcCAGTGTAGGCAATCgaccaacttgtccgggcccattttgatgagctcagctgcgatgccatccttcccagccgacttgtttctattcagctggcgaatggcttccttaacttcactcatcgttgggagtggctcctctacgtcgttggctacgccggcgatgtaccttcccccaccgtcttgatctcctgcatgtgcgccgtgatcacctcacgattgtccgtcaggatgcccccgtccctatcccggcacatttcggcttgcggcacgaagcctttgtgGGAGGCGTTGAGTTTCTgttagaactttcgtgtttctcgGGAACGATGCCGCTGCTCCttgagctcctcctcctccaggcggcgctttttctcctggaaaattcggactcgctgcctcgtccgctgtcggtgattttccacatttcgacgggtgcctctttgcactactgccgcccgcgcggcattctcttcgtccatcaccctcctacactcctcgtcaaaccagtcgttccgccgagttcgctccacatagtcgatgacgttctccgcagcattgttgatggctgtcttgatggtatcccaacagtcctcaagaggggcttcgtcaagctcgccctctgccggcagcgctgcttcgaccgattgcgattcaggttgcttcagtcttGCGATATTTAACCGGAGAAGTCGCCTTAGTGAATTTGAATGTCAACCTCTGAATTTTTCTCAACCACGTTGTTCAATTGACTGCTTCGCAGTCCTTTCCTTAACTAACTCCACTTTtagcaaaatgtaaaaattggatAACCCTCATtaatataaataacttttaaaaccattttttacgGGAATTAGGATCTTTGTTGCATTCAATCCTAATTAAGAACAagaaataaaaagataattCGAATTGAATTACTTAACTGAATTCACTGTTTTACTTTATATCTAGCAACAACCGGGAGCTCCCGGGTATGGCCAGATGCCAGGTCATCAGCAGCAGTACCCACAGCAGGGTCCAGGATCACCCCAATACCCTCCCGGGGGAATGCCAGCGGCGCCACAACAGAAACGTCTCGATCCGGACAGTATGCCCAATCCTATTCAGGTGATGACCGAAAACCAGCGTTCATGTGGTGGTGTTTTCGCAACAAATCAAGCTGGATTGGTTCCGCCTTTGGTGACGACCAAGTACGTTACCCAGGATCAAGGTAACACCGGGCCTCGCTTCATGCGATCGACGATGTACAATGTCCCGGTTAACACGGACATGATGAAGCAGAGTGCGGTTCCATTCGCGCTAATCATTTCGCCATTTGCTCGGTTGGCCGATAAGGAACTGGCGCCACCTATTGTCAATTTTGGAGAACTAGGACCGATCCGTTGCATCCGCTGCAAAGCTTACATGTGTCCGTTTATGCAATTTATCGACGGAGGTCGTCGTTTCCAGTGTTTGCTGTGCAAGGCTACTACCGATGTGCCAGCAGAATACTTCCAACACTTGGATCACACTGGCCAGAGGATGGACAAATATGAACGCCCGGAGTTGGTTCTGGGAACGTACGAATTCGTGGCTACCAAGGACTATTGTCGTAATAATGTATTACCAAAATCTCCGGCAATGGTTTTCGTCATTGATGTTTCTTACAATAACGTCAAATCCGGATTGGTACACCTTTTGTGTGCTGAGATGAAAAATATAATCCGCAATTTGCCCATCGATGAGGGACAAACTCGGTCCACAATGAAGGTGGGTTTTATTACCTACAACAGTTCGGTGCacttttataatttgaaaagtaacCTGGCTCAACCGCAAATGATGGTCGTTGGCGATGTTCAGGTAAGCATGTTTTTAACATAAATGTCATTTTGAAATAGGTACCTACTCTACATACTTTTGAGCCACGCGCGCTGATTTAAATTTATAGACTTTAAATTTGGTGAAATATTTAGagttaaagtttaaatattaCAGTGCACCTGTGAAATTTAGAGTAGGAACTGAAAAGACAACTCGCTGATAATTTCAAACCATCAAAACTATTCACTAACCTGAATATGTCCAAACAGGAAATGTTTATGCCGTTGTTGGATGGATTCCTCGTCGATCCGGAAGAGTCCAGCGCTCTGATTGATTCGCTCATGGAACAAATTCCGCGCATGTTTGGGGACACGCGAGAAACCGAAACCATCCTGCTGCCGGCCTTACAAGCTGGCCTAGAAGCTTTGAAGGCCTCCGAAAGTGTTGGCAAGCTTTACGTGTTCCACTCATCGCTGCCGACGGCCGAAGCCCCAGGAAAACTGAAGATGCGCGATGATCGAAAGCTGCTGGGCACGGATAAAGAAAAGACCGTTTTGAGTAAGACTTAAGATAACATATTTGGTTTAAAGGAATGGTAATGAAAATGGTATCTGCATTTCAGCTCCACAATCAACCGTTTACAATATGTTGGGTCAGGATTGCGTCGGTGCCGGTGTGTCAGtggatttgtttgttttcaataattCGTACATCGATTTAGCAACCATCGGCCAAGTAGCGCGACTCACTGGAggcgaaatttacaaatatACTTATTTCCAAgtaagattttcaattttaaataagcGGTGATTGAGAGTTAATATTTGTATTCTTTTCAAAAAGGCTGACATAGATGGTCAACGGGTTGTCAACGACGTGATCAAAAACATCTCGAGACCTATCGCTTTCGATACGGTGATGCGTGTTCGTACATCAACCGGTATTCGACCGACAGATTTTTACGGACACTTTTTCATGTCAAACACAACCGATATGGAAGTTGCCAGTATTGGTAAGTAACAATGTAGGTACACGTTTCATTGTTTGATCAATCctaaacaacaaatttaaactttttctagATTGCGACAAATCAGTTGCGGTGGAGATAAAGCATGACGACAAGCTCACCGACGAGAACGTTTTCATACAGGTGGCTCTTCTGTATACTTCTTGTTCCGGTCAGCGTAGGTTGCGCATTCTTAACTTGAGTATGAAAACCTGTAACCAGTTGGCAGATTTGTTCCGTACATGTGACCTGGATACGATGATCTTGTTCTTTGCCAAGCAAGGCCTGTTCAAGCTTATGGAAAACAATCCAAAGGTCATAAAGGATTCGCTCATCAGTCGTGCGGCCCAGATCTTGGCCTGTTACAGGAAAAATTGCGCCTCTCCAACTTCGGCCGGCCAGCTGATTCTTCCGGAATGTATGAAGCTGCTGCCCTTGTATGTTTCCTGCTTATTGAAGAATGACTCGTTTTCTGGTGGTTCTGATCTGACCTTGGACGATCGCTCTTACGTTATCTATTTTGTGATGAGCATGGATCTACAAACCTCAGTACAGTTCTTTTATCCACGGTTGATCCCGATCCACGATGTCAATGTAGAGGACTCGAATATGCCGGCTTCAATACGATGCACGGCTGAGAAGATGATGGAAGATGGAGCTTATATTTTAGGTATGTGAATACGTAATTCAACTGTCCAAGACTAATCTGTTTAATTTCTTCCAGAAAACGGTATTCATATGTTCATGTGGCTCGGTCTCGGTTTGTCCCCGGAATTCACTCAATCAGTGTTTGGTGCCCAGTGCACGCAGCAGATTGATACCGACCGCACGGGTTTGCCAGTATTCGATAATCCTCTTTCGAAACGGGTGAGGGCTGTTGTCGAAAGTATACAAGCCGAAAAAAATCGTTGCATGAGGGTAAGTTGCTGTTTTAGACACAAGTGATGAAGTGTGCAAAACTGCTctaatcttttttaatttcatttcgtAGTTGACTCTGGTGAAACAACGCGACAAGCTGGAAAATGTGCTGCGTCACTTTTTGGTCGAGGACCGTGGTATGTCTGACGGGTCGGCCAGTTACGTAGACTTCCTCTGTCACATGCACAAAGAAATCAGAACCCTATTGAGCTAGCTGGCTGGCAACGAAACTAGCTTCAGCAATCGATTTAGGATAACCTCCAGTAGCAACAGCAGCAATTGCgtcaacaacaataacaacaacaactctGTTTACAAATCAAACAACATCGGTTACTCTGCGCCGAAATCGTCAATGTTCAACAGTAACAACTATCAGCCAGTTGAAACCACAACAACAACCTGCCAACAGCAAGTGCTTGCAGATCTGAACGGTAATCGAGTGGTTCCGGCATTATCCATTGTTCAAAAAACTCATTGCGGTGGCCCATTTCTGCGGCGTCCACCTAGCAACGATGGCGATGACGACAATGACACCATCGaggaagaagatgaaaacgaagaagaagacgAACAACTACAGCAACAACATTCTTCGGTCCAACAGCACAGATCCGCGTCGCCTGGCCGAAGTATCTCGCAGAATCGAACCAGAGCATTGCGCTACCGTAAAGCATTCATGGGAAAGTGGTAGTAGTTTTAAACTGCTTAAAAATTATATGATTATTTCTTTTTAGTACtttacaattatttttccaCTTTAGAGATATAttatacaaaatatttaatgataTGTGCGAGTTAAAAACCCCGTAACTCACTCCTGACCGAGACGCCTGGCAGTGTTCGGAATAAGTGTTTTACCTGGATGTTTATATTGGATGTGAAATAAAACAATTATCCCCCCAAATTAATAAAACACAGATATATGTAGACATACAGTACACACATGAACATGATAATTATCATATGCAGCGAGTGACTAGCAGTTCGAAGGAGGATCAAAACAATAGCACTATATTATCTCCGAACATAGGAAAACAAAGGAATGCGAAATTTAGAATTTGCATTGTGTTATTGACGACAAACAACTTATTGATGGGTTTAGGTACTAACTATTGCGAGTGTAAAACTGTTTTAAAGTGGCGTTAACAGGAAATCATTcgaataaaacttgaaaaaatatagtAAAATATACGAAACTATTATTACAATTGAGGCATATTAAATCTCTGACAAACATTTTGAACAGTAGAACGGAAAGAacattattgattttatttacattCTTTGTACTTTCCATGGAGGTCTTCGCGAGCTTTGATTAAACCCTTATCGCTCCTCTTCTTCTCCCAACATTAGAATTAGGCTCATGTTTCAAGCctcatatctcatgtttcatggcttaGGTCTGTGGGTTTCAGGTCTTATgtctaaatcaaatttttagttttctatGTCTCAGGCAGGTATCATGTTGCAGATATCGTATCTTAGTCTCAGGTTTCATTTCTAAATATTATCGATtgggaaaatatttatttattttcttagaTTGCGTGTTAAATACGAAGAGTGTGTAAAAAACGTGTATTAATAGCTAAAAATGCTGTTAAAACCCGTGTTTAAAAACCGCGTAAAGGCGTAGGCGTATTCCGTGAATTCAGACAACcataaaaaggttttaaatttgtttcattaaTATAGTTcgatatcgatttttgaaaaggacGTATGTACCAAATCTAGTTACTAGCATAAAAGTattacactttttttaaatctaaaaatataatacttttttatttttaaaaatttcagtttatttcAGTTGTAGATTTTTTCATGAGCGTTTATCAAAACAGAGGTCTTGGCGTattggcccttttcaaaaatcgataccgagtTTTGGTAAACACATTTACACAAAATAAAACAGGCACACCTTCCATGGTATAGACGGCTTACCACAAACGAAATGTGCGCAATTTTGCAACACCGCCGAGCGATAAGCACAAACCTTTCATCGTTTGTTTCGCATACAATTTTCGATCCCGTCTTGCGGTGCCCTTGATGTGACTTTCAGCGCATCAATTTTTTCACATCCTCCTGCTAGGAACAACCATTTTACATCGAAAGCGGGCAGTGAAACAACGAGTGTTTTCTGTGGCCGCATCCTTAGACAGGTTAATaaagtttaaaactattatcaGAAAGTTCTGCAAACTAACATTCACGATGGCTCTCAACAAACTTAGTATTGAAAATGTCGACCTGAGCGGAAAGCGAGTTTTCATGCGGTAAGTTTTTAGGAAATCAGATGGGTGTTTCATACTGAAGGATTAATGTATTATATTCTGGAATAAACAGCGTTGACTTCAACGTTCCTATCAAGGAGGGAAAAATCACCAGCAACCAGCGTATTGTGGCCGCTTTGGACAGTATTAAGTATGCTCTGGAAAAGGGAGCCAAATCGGTGGTCCTAGCTTCTCATCTGGGTCGTCCCGATGGCAACAAAAACCTTAAATATACACTGGCCCCGGTGGCCGATGAGCTGAAGAAACTGCTCGGCCGTGATGTGACCTTCCTGAATGATTGCGTAGGCGCTGAGGTCGAAGCTGCTTGCAAGGACCCTGCCACGGGATCGGTTATTCTTCTTGAGAACGTCCGTTTCTACGTTGAGGAGGAAGGCAAGGGCGTAGATGCATCGGGCAACAAGGTAGGAGCTATTCTTAAGCTGATTGTTTTCACTTTTCTCTTATCGTTCTCAGTTTGAAATTGCATAACATTACGTCATCTCCTTTGATTGTGCATGTTTGATACAGAACGGCGtcattcattttgtttttgttgtcttTTCCCTCTCGTTAGGTTAAAGCTGATAAGGATAAGGTCAAAGTTTTCCGTGAAAGCTTGGCCAAGCTCGGTGACGTCTATGTAGATGATGCCTTCGGAACGGCTCATCGTGCTCACAGCTCGATGATGGGCGAAGGATACGCTCAACGTGCAGCTGGACTGTTGTTGAACAAGGAACTGCGTTACTTCGGCCAGGCTCTCGACAACCCACCACGTCCATTCTTGGCCATTCTGGGTGGTGCCAAGGTTGCTGACAAGATTCAGCTTATCGAGAATCTTTTGGACAAAGTCAATGAGATGATCATTGGTGGCGGAATGGCATTTACATTCCTCAAAGTATTGAACAACATGGAAATCGGAGGTTCGTTGTATGATGAGGAAGGTTCGAAAATTGTCCAAAAGTTGGTGGACAAGGCAAAGAAGAACAATGTCCAGCTGCACTTGCCAGTCGATTTCGTTACCGGAGATAAGTTTGCGGAAGATGCTACCGTTGGTGCAGCCACTGTTGAGGGAGGAATCCCTGCTGGTCATATGGGTTTGGATGTCGGACCGAAATCGCGCGAAGCTTTTGCTGCCCCTATTGCTCGGGCCAAGATCATCGTATGGAATGGACCACCTGGCGTGTTTGAATTCCCCAACTTTGCCAACGGTACCAAGGCTCTGATGGATGGCGTTGTTGCTGCAACCAAAGCTGGCACCGTAAGCATAATCGGCGGTGGCGACACAGCTTCTTGCTGTGCTAAGTGGGGAACAGAGTCTCAGGTGTCCCACGTTTCGACCGGTGGCGGCGCTTCCCTTGAACTACTGGAAGGCAAATTGCTGCCGGGCGTTGATGCTCTCACTAGTGCGTAATTTATCTAACATAAGTGAAATGTTAAGCGAGTGTTAAACTAAGTCACAACACGATGGCTTATCTAATCATTACCATACAAAAGTTTCAGTGGAGGCAGGAAAGTCGTCATGAAATTATCAATAGTGCTCGTTGAAATAATCTTATAGCATGTTGCTGTCATCGTgtaaaacataatgaaaaaataaaaaaaaaattaaagaaaaacgtATTCTTGCAGTTTGAATGTGATTTAATGTTATTTGTTACCAAGTTCTTAAACACGGCTATCGTCTGAACAGTAAGCCGCCGACATGGGTAGTGGTTGGTTAAAATGCTGTGAATTCAATTCGGTTAGGTAGACCCCTGCGATTATCCCTCATGTGGATAACTCATATGTGAAATTTTTGGTTAGAATTAGTTTATGAACTTTTTAGAGTTGTACACCTCTGCCCGCGGTTTTCACATCAGCGGTATAAGTGTTTGGTGGTATGCTATTCTGGCGGTTTGCCATTTGGTATATGAATCTAAAATCGTGGCATGGCTATTGGCGGTTCACCATTTGCAAATGGCCTTGTCTGGCGGTGTTTTTTTTGCGGCAGGAGCCttcgcggtttttttttcgctgcccCGTGTTTCTCAGGAGGGCGACATGACGTATGGTCGCAATGCGAAGCGTTAGGAGTCCTAACTTAGGACCATACGTCGTTCTAGTTCGAATGCACAGCGTGACGTGGCAGCCTCTAAGCTCTGATCCATGTTTTTAAGACGGCCCCGTTTTCTAGGTTTAAGCAAAGATCTAGGAAGACCCCGTTTTTCAAGGCTTACCGAAAGCGAAAGACAATATCCCCTCCTAGCGCGATCCGCAACCCGATACGTATAAGGACGAAGCCGCAGCGTAAGGAGTCAGCCTCTTAGCTTTTATCAATGTTTTTATGACGTCCACTAGGTTTACTCAGATCTAGGAAGGCCACGTGTTTCCAAGCCTACCCAAACAAAGCTAGGGACGATCCCCTAAGGACATCCTCGTAATTTTGATCCATGTTTCTGAAATGGCCTTTAATGAACATTTGAAACAAGATCTTAAGAGCCACTAAAAACTAAACCGAACTGACGAACAAGATTATTCGCGAATTATAATATCGTCAAAATGTATAATCGCGCGCGATATGGTTACGGAAGATGTGAAATAAACAACAGAGAACAGTTGATTATGcacggtgtacaatataataaggtgatatcttccTGATAATGTCGTCATTACTATTCATCTAGTAATCCTCGGTGTATGCAGCATTATCTTACGCGCGCAAAACTTTTTCCCTGGCACACTATAGGCAGATACCTTGTCTAATTATGCCTTATTGATatgaatctttcaatctttccctctgatttttaatttatgaaaaagatCGGGATGTGCGCGTACGCACGTCCCGGCTACCAAAAATTTCGCATACGAGTTATCCACATGAGGGATAATCGCAGGGGTCAACCTAACCGAAGTGCAATGGAAAGGCCTCACCCTGGGGGAACCGCCTTGATGATCACGGTAACCCCTATGCCAGGTAAGTATGAGTTCACAACATTTTACCTAACCACTACACCAGCCGGTTACATTGTTCACTAGCGATTGATGGAAATTTACCTAACGAACGATGGAATGGATGGGGTAGGTAAGAGTTCTAGGAGTGAAGAACAAAAAGGGAATTAGCAGTCCATACACCATAGTTGAATCAAATCGGTAGCAAATTTTGGAAAgagcgaatgcgccaaatgtagacgagttatcagctgggtgaaaaacTAAGTTCGGGACGTATGTATTTTTGATTATACAAAGTTTTCTAAAGGATGtttgatttttgagaaataaatgaaacaaaatatttctgCTGGGAACTTATTGAGCTGTCAAACTGaaaggggttttttttaaacagcaatgttggcgcattcgccgtattcaacaTTTGATACCGATGATATCTGTAGAGAAAGCGTTTAATTGAATAGCATAAATTACCGTTTGTTGCTTTCCTTTATCAAtttatataaggtacaccggggtaagtgtggacgggttttcgtatagttcaactttaaaaaatcataaaaaaatcagcagtggagcaattttgataaattgacgttcaatgtgatgcagaacatgtttttttacaaaagctgaagagatgagctcgatagaagcaaagcgaaaaaagttatcgcgcaaatcgttatggacggctggtgtcttcacttaccccgctttatggggtaagtgtgggcggtagattttccctttgatttctcagaaaattttcaaaaaatttgtgttttcttggttgaatacgttactttattgctcgaaccgtccaaaattttgaaaaaagttcatgatactataaatatagtgtgtaatttatgttacaacacacgagatccgatttcatcaaaaacacagaacaaataagtactttactcaaattttcatgatccgaatgcttaatatagctaaataatacaactcataaaggatgaaggacagaaaattgaaaaaaatgtgtaaacatcgtctttttaaagccgtccacacttaccccaggtaggggttggagacaaaattttagttttttgtaaacaaactcttttttcttaattttaacccgccgtttcttttcctaactggttgtttggaatgtaaggattgtttcaatgtagagtttttcatcgagagccagctagtttaggagaaatttgcaattgaaaaagatgcacatcaactcgacatcgaagttgaaaatagaaaattccgaaaaagtcgctgtaaacaaccgttattgtctgaatcgtatctttttcacagttattggatagattacaagtaaattgaacattctgcatcaaaagtttgaaaaaaatagtgcacagtattgtttttatagccatcgtccacacttaccccgcgtccacacttaccccggtgtacctcaTAAAGCCTATGTTTTAAAGCTGAAAAAGGTTTaccaattaattttgaatcatcgCTCATTTTAGGAAGTTTATAAACACTAAGTCTGTGAAAAAaggaataacaaaataaaaatttaatggatCTTACCGGATTTACAGAAATTAGTTTCAAGAAGtaccatattcaatttttttcaaatattggccttgcatgaaaaaaaaaactgcatttgaaaaaatattattttcctaTCTTTAGCAGGGATACAAAATTGCGTAAGTTTtcaattaataattttattggTGGAATGTCAACAGGTATGAATTGGATACCagcaatatttaaataaattatcgatgaagaaaataataattcaattaGGTTTCCAAATGAgggattttgatttaaatagaaACAAACAGTTGTTTGTTACTATTTCCGATCGTTTCGTTATACATGTACTTACAGATTCGACTTCGCTGACctgaaatttcgcaaaaagGTTACCCTCGCACTTAAAATTAAAGGAATTTATGGTCTAAACTAAAGCTAGGTACTACAATATTTTTCCGTTACGGTCAACTCCGTAAAGTTATTTCTatactgaaaattattttttcacccGATCTCTACTGTAGAGCTGTAATTTGACGAGCGAGCTTTTCcacgaaaacaaaacataacGCCCATGAAGTTCGGATAAACGAGCTTTCGACTGGAAGCGTTACATGTTCGTTCCAATTGGAAAATATGGTTGGTtaatcatcaaaatcaaaacatcgtTTAGGGGAAAATTTGACATCAGATGCCGATATCAATCGCTagaaccaaaatttcagccaacCAACAAAACCCGCAGTGTCAACTTCAGTGAACCGGGTTCATGTGGTTCTTCCCAGCTCAATTCTCGTGGTTACATAAGAGTTACCTTGATAACTCCTCGTTCACAGATTCACCATGGGAAAAGTCCCCAGGCCGAGGACAGAAAGTGTCAGGATCTAAACTTTGGGTCCCTATTGCTTGACGTGACCGTTAAAGGTCGCCTTGCAAAAATGCCAGATTGATACAGTTATGTGTGAGATTGCTAGTGCGGAAGTTATCAATCCTTCCGTAGCAAAACACAATGGGGCTTACTAGGGGGGAACTACTAtacc
It includes:
- the LOC129747916 gene encoding protein transport protein Sec24C; its protein translation is MPGHQQQYPQQGPGSPQYPPGGMPAAPQQKRLDPDSMPNPIQVMTENQRSCGGVFATNQAGLVPPLVTTKYVTQDQGNTGPRFMRSTMYNVPVNTDMMKQSAVPFALIISPFARLADKELAPPIVNFGELGPIRCIRCKAYMCPFMQFIDGGRRFQCLLCKATTDVPAEYFQHLDHTGQRMDKYERPELVLGTYEFVATKDYCRNNVLPKSPAMVFVIDVSYNNVKSGLVHLLCAEMKNIIRNLPIDEGQTRSTMKVGFITYNSSVHFYNLKSNLAQPQMMVVGDVQEMFMPLLDGFLVDPEESSALIDSLMEQIPRMFGDTRETETILLPALQAGLEALKASESVGKLYVFHSSLPTAEAPGKLKMRDDRKLLGTDKEKTVLTPQSTVYNMLGQDCVGAGVSVDLFVFNNSYIDLATIGQVARLTGGEIYKYTYFQADIDGQRVVNDVIKNISRPIAFDTVMRVRTSTGIRPTDFYGHFFMSNTTDMEVASIDCDKSVAVEIKHDDKLTDENVFIQVALLYTSCSGQRRLRILNLSMKTCNQLADLFRTCDLDTMILFFAKQGLFKLMENNPKVIKDSLISRAAQILACYRKNCASPTSAGQLILPECMKLLPLYVSCLLKNDSFSGGSDLTLDDRSYVIYFVMSMDLQTSVQFFYPRLIPIHDVNVEDSNMPASIRCTAEKMMEDGAYILENGIHMFMWLGLGLSPEFTQSVFGAQCTQQIDTDRTGLPVFDNPLSKRVRAVVESIQAEKNRCMRLTLVKQRDKLENVLRHFLVEDRGMSDGSASYVDFLCHMHKEIRTLLS
- the LOC129744777 gene encoding phosphoglycerate kinase, producing the protein MALNKLSIENVDLSGKRVFMRVDFNVPIKEGKITSNQRIVAALDSIKYALEKGAKSVVLASHLGRPDGNKNLKYTLAPVADELKKLLGRDVTFLNDCVGAEVEAACKDPATGSVILLENVRFYVEEEGKGVDASGNKVKADKDKVKVFRESLAKLGDVYVDDAFGTAHRAHSSMMGEGYAQRAAGLLLNKELRYFGQALDNPPRPFLAILGGAKVADKIQLIENLLDKVNEMIIGGGMAFTFLKVLNNMEIGGSLYDEEGSKIVQKLVDKAKKNNVQLHLPVDFVTGDKFAEDATVGAATVEGGIPAGHMGLDVGPKSREAFAAPIARAKIIVWNGPPGVFEFPNFANGTKALMDGVVAATKAGTVSIIGGGDTASCCAKWGTESQVSHVSTGGGASLELLEGKLLPGVDALTSA